Within Halarchaeum grantii, the genomic segment CCCGATGCTCGGGCGCCTCGAAGCGATACTGCGGTCCGTCGGCGTCCGCGCCCGCCCCACACTCGACGATGCGCACGCCGAGGATGTACTCTCGGTGAATCGACTCCTCCGACCCGCGTCGTCCGTGGTCTGGTTTCGACATGGTGGCGTTCGCCGCCGACCCGCGACGTGGCCGACGTACGGACACCGCTGTCGAGGCGCGTATAGTGCGTTTATAATTTCGCTATATAGCACTCGGCGGCCCTCTACCGGCCACGTGAGGACTACGGCGCGAAGCGGACGACGCATCGGAGCGACCGGCGTCGGCGTGTCCCGACGGTTCGAGGACAGCGACGCTCGGAGGCCGACCGAATGGCATCCGCGCTCGGGGCCCTCGGGAGGGAGTCCCCACCGGTGGGATGTTCGGTGCCGGTGCGCGCTTTCGGAGTCGTCAGCGTCGCAACAATAGCGCGACCGGCACCAACAGGAGCGCCCCGGCGACGAACGGCGACCAGTAGAGCACGACGTAGGCGGCGGCAGCGAGCGGCGGCCCGACCGTCCGTCCGAGACTCCCCGCCCCCTGCGTGACGCCGAAGGCCGCCCCCTGCGCGTCCCCGGTGGCACCCTCCGAGACGAGCGCCGCGAGCCCGACCGTCGTCGCGCCGTTTCCGAACGACGCGAGCGCCCCGAACGCCAACAGCACGACGAGCCCACCGGTCACCCAGTCGGGGCCGCCCCCGAGGAGGGGCGTCGTTCCCGCCAACGGGGACGCCGCGAGCAGGACCAGCGCGAGGAACAGCGCCGCGACGCCCGCGCGGACGACGTATCGGACACCGACGCGCCGTGAGAGCCAGCCGACGAGCACTCCCTGGTTGACGATTCCGAGCGCGCCGATGTAGGCGAGGAACATCGCCGCGTCGGTCGCGTCGTATCCGAAGAAGTCGGCCAAGAACGGGACGAACATCACGGTGATGCCGGCGAACGCGAGCGAGGTCAGGAAGAACGCGACGACGAGCGGCCGGAGCGTTACGTCGGAGAGGGCGTCCCTGAACTGAGCGACGAACGTGACGCGCCGAGCCGGAACCCGGGGGCGATTCGGCTCCGTCAGGACGACCGCCGCCGCGGCGAGCGCGAGAAACGAGAAGCCGGCTGCGGCGAAACTCGGCAACGAGAAGCGAGTCACGGGAACGAGGTCGGGCAGGAGAGCGCGGGCGGTCGATACCGCCGTCTCGCTGGCCAGCAGACCACCGATCGCGGGACCGAACACGAACCCCAGCCCGAAGGCCGCGCCGACGAGGCCGAGTGCGCCGGGGCGCTCGGCCGGCGTCGTCACGTCAGCGATGTACGCCTGCGCGGCGGCGATGTTGCCGCCGGCGGCACCGGCGAGCAACCGAGCGCCGAACAGCACGACCAGACCCAGTACCGTTCCGAGGGTCGCGCCGATCTCCGCAGCGAACCCGAAGAGAACCCAGGCGACACCGGCGACGCCGACCGAGAGCATGAGCACGGGACGCCGTCCACGCTCGTCGGAGATCCGGCCCAGCACCGGGGCAGCCCCGAACTGCGCGAGGGAGTACGACGCCGCGAGTAGCCCGATGAAAACGTCGCTGACGCCGAACGAGCGGACGTAGAACGGGAGGATCGGGATGATGATGCCGAACCCGATCAGATCGATGAAGACGATGCCGACGACGACCGCGACGCGGCGACGTGTCCCTGACGATGAGGGGGGTGCTGCCCGGTCGCTCATCGCCGCCTGACTGGAAGCCACTCGGAATAGCCATCGCTATCGACGGGCATACCGGTACCGGATTTCACACCGCCTCGGTGACGGGATGGCCGGACTGCGGCGGGGCGCGTCAGGACACCGGCGTCCATCAGAATAGAGGGCGTGTCGATACGCGAACACTCCCGAGTCCGAGCCACGGGCGACCCTGCGGACACTTTCGACTGTATCCGAAGCAAGCCGCGGAAGGACGGGCGCGAAGGGATTTGAACCCTCGGCATCTTGGTCCGGAACCAAGTGCTCTGTCCACTGAGCTACGCGCCCACACCATCGTGTAGTGCGAGGGTGCGTTTAACGGTTGTGAAGCGGTCTCGCTCAGGGGTCGGGCGCGCCGGGCGACGGTGTCTCGTCGATGACGGCGTCCTTCCACGTGCCGCGAAGGAACCACGCGGCGGCGGCGATGGCGCCGACGATGTTCCCGAGCGCCATCCCGAACCAGATACCCTGCGCGCCGAGGCCGACGACGAACGCGAGGACGTAGACGGTGGGGACGCGACCGATCCAGAGCGCGACCATCGAGAAGACCATGCTCGTCGTCGTGTTCCCGGAGCCCCGGAAGGCGCCGAGGAGGACCTGGAGGACGCCGATGAACGCGAACTCGACGGTGCGGATGCGGACGTACTCGGTGCCGTAGGCGGCGATGTCGGCGGCGTTCTCGACGTTCGAGCCGAGGAAGACGGAGACGATGGGGCCCGGGAAGAGGTAGGCGACGACGGCGACGCAGAGCATGACGCCCGCGCCCGCACCAACGGCGAGGCGGACGGCGCGCTCGGCGCGCTCGGACTTCCCGGCGCCGAGGTTCTGCCCGACCATCGTGTTCGTCGCGCGCCCGAGGCCCATCGCGGGCAGGAAGACGAGGGAGATGAGCCGGTTCCCGAGGCCGTACGCGCCGACGACCGCCGGCGGGAACGACGCCACCATCGCGGTGAGCGTGATCATCGCGAGCGATGACGTCGACTGCTCGGCAGCGCTCGGGACGCCGAGGCGGACGATCTTCTTCACGAGGCCGAGGTCCGGCCGGAGGTCCGGGAGCGAGACGTCCGGGCCGGCGTCCGTGTAGAAGAGGACGTAGAGGCCGATGAGCGTGGCGACGAAGCGCGCGAAGACGGTGGCGACGACGGCGCCGCGAATCCCGAGTTCGGGGATCGGCCCGTAGCCGAAGATGAGCAGCGGGTCGAGGACGACGTTGATGGCGACGCTCACCAGCATGACGCGCATCGGGACGTGCGTGTTCCCGTATCCGCGCATCAGCGCGGAGAAGACGAAGAACCCGAAGAGCGCGGGGACGCCGAGGAAGAACCACCGCATGTACTCGGTGGCGAGCGGGATGACGACGGCCGCCGTCTCCGGGTCGGCGGGCAGGAGCGACAGCAGCGGGTCCGAGAGGAGGAACCCGAGAATCGCGAGGACGACGGCGATGACCGCGACGAACGAGAGCGTCTGACCCGCGACTTTCCCCGCGGACCCCTCGCTGTCCGCGCCCGTGTACTGCGCGACGAGGATGCTCCCCGCCGTCGTAAACCCGCCGCTCACCGAGATGAGGAAGAGGATGAGCGGGAACGCGAGCGAGATGGCGGCGAGCG encodes:
- a CDS encoding MATE family efflux transporter — protein: MVRLAWPIVVIQLLQVAYNLADTFWLGRYSGNALAAISLAFPLILFLISVSGGFTTAGSILVAQYTGADSEGSAGKVAGQTLSFVAVIAVVLAILGFLLSDPLLSLLPADPETAAVVIPLATEYMRWFFLGVPALFGFFVFSALMRGYGNTHVPMRVMLVSVAINVVLDPLLIFGYGPIPELGIRGAVVATVFARFVATLIGLYVLFYTDAGPDVSLPDLRPDLGLVKKIVRLGVPSAAEQSTSSLAMITLTAMVASFPPAVVGAYGLGNRLISLVFLPAMGLGRATNTMVGQNLGAGKSERAERAVRLAVGAGAGVMLCVAVVAYLFPGPIVSVFLGSNVENAADIAAYGTEYVRIRTVEFAFIGVLQVLLGAFRGSGNTTTSMVFSMVALWIGRVPTVYVLAFVVGLGAQGIWFGMALGNIVGAIAAAAWFLRGTWKDAVIDETPSPGAPDP
- a CDS encoding MFS transporter, with amino-acid sequence MSDRAAPPSSSGTRRRVAVVVGIVFIDLIGFGIIIPILPFYVRSFGVSDVFIGLLAASYSLAQFGAAPVLGRISDERGRRPVLMLSVGVAGVAWVLFGFAAEIGATLGTVLGLVVLFGARLLAGAAGGNIAAAQAYIADVTTPAERPGALGLVGAAFGLGFVFGPAIGGLLASETAVSTARALLPDLVPVTRFSLPSFAAAGFSFLALAAAAVVLTEPNRPRVPARRVTFVAQFRDALSDVTLRPLVVAFFLTSLAFAGITVMFVPFLADFFGYDATDAAMFLAYIGALGIVNQGVLVGWLSRRVGVRYVVRAGVAALFLALVLLAASPLAGTTPLLGGGPDWVTGGLVVLLAFGALASFGNGATTVGLAALVSEGATGDAQGAAFGVTQGAGSLGRTVGPPLAAAAYVVLYWSPFVAGALLLVPVALLLRR